The proteins below come from a single Rosa rugosa chromosome 2, drRosRugo1.1, whole genome shotgun sequence genomic window:
- the LOC133733827 gene encoding vesicle-associated protein 1-3-like: MLLTQVQEILLEYSFCTVTVQAQKEAAPDMQCKDKFLLQLVKTNDGATIKKITLEVAAKGFLEQLEALERSAEMK; the protein is encoded by the exons ATGTTGCTGACACAAGTGCAAGAAATATTGCTCGAATATAGTTTCTGTACAG TTACAGTGCAAGCACAGAAAGAGGCTGCTCCAGACATGCAATGCAAGGACAAGTTTCTCCTTCAGCTTGTAAAAACCAATGATGGTGCAACTATAAAGAAAATTACTCTAGAAGTG GCTGCAAAAGGATTTTTGGAGCAGCTTGAAGCTCTGGAGAGATCTGCAGAG ATGAAGTGA
- the LOC133729262 gene encoding uncharacterized protein LOC133729262, producing the protein MSGEPSSPASSSNFETEQSYSDSSISPSPSIQMVSKSVSDRLLGKFFDASQYDFDYEQSGLWSPPLRRSVFLDSPGNIISCFDHQDDDEKRFYSKLKSAKMAWPRRFFCLIAALWCSSG; encoded by the exons ATGTCCGGGGAACCTTCTTCACCGGCTTCGTCCTCAAATTTTGAAACTGAGCAGTCTTATTCAGACAGCAGTATTTCTCCGAGTCCAAGTATTCAAATGGTTTCAAAATCGGTGTCTGACAGGCTGCTGGGCAAGTTCTTTGATGCCTCGCAATACGACTTTGATTATGAGCAAAGTGGTTTGTGGTCTCCTCCACTACGCCGAAGTGTGTTTCTCGACTCACCGGGGAATATAATCTCGTGTTTTGATCatcaagatgatgatgaaaaaaGATTCTACTCCAAGCTGAAGAGTGCCAAGATGGCATGGCCTAGACGCTTCTTTTGTTTGATCGCT GCCTTATGGTGCTCTTCAGGGTAA